Proteins from a genomic interval of Streptomyces sp. SID8374:
- a CDS encoding Asp23/Gls24 family envelope stress response protein: MTTTETAAAVPAAGTGPGTGGPKQSGAVTGTTTVGRGATGATEPAATRGRTSIADTVVVKIAGMAAREIPGVYDMGGGLSRTLGAVRDRVPGGRPNVGRGVKVEVGERQTAIDLDLVVEYGVAITDVARDVRENVIAAVERTTGLEVVEVNVTVNDVHLPEDDDEAPVAETRVA; the protein is encoded by the coding sequence ATGACCACCACCGAGACAGCCGCAGCCGTTCCCGCCGCGGGTACGGGGCCGGGCACGGGCGGACCGAAGCAGAGCGGCGCCGTCACCGGTACGACGACCGTGGGGCGCGGGGCCACCGGCGCGACCGAGCCCGCGGCGACGCGGGGCCGTACCTCCATCGCGGACACCGTCGTGGTGAAGATCGCGGGGATGGCGGCCCGGGAGATCCCGGGCGTGTACGACATGGGCGGCGGCCTCTCCCGCACGCTCGGCGCGGTGCGCGACCGGGTTCCGGGCGGCCGCCCGAACGTCGGACGGGGCGTCAAGGTCGAGGTGGGCGAGCGTCAGACGGCCATCGACCTGGACCTCGTCGTCGAGTACGGCGTCGCCATCACCGATGTGGCGCGCGACGTGCGCGAGAACGTCATCGCGGCGGTGGAGCGGACGACGGGCCTGGAGGTCGTCGAGGTCAACGTGACCGTGAACGACGTACACCTGCCCGAGGACGACGACGAGGCCCCCGTGGCCGAGACCCGCGTGGCGTGA
- a CDS encoding sigma-70 family RNA polymerase sigma factor, translated as MPGDGNQMTERAPEGVRADEALLVVRAGEGDEEAFEVLVRRHSPAMLQLAVRLLGDRADAEDAVQDSFVSAWRKLPEFRRDASLHTWLYRIVTNRCLNRLRARRPAADLDSVPEQAAPEHQASPARAVESRAAADALAEAMAGLSPEQRVCWVLREMQGLSYESIADTVGISLQAVRGRVFRARRYLTEAMSAWR; from the coding sequence GTGCCCGGCGACGGGAATCAGATGACGGAACGGGCGCCGGAGGGCGTCCGGGCCGACGAGGCGCTGCTGGTCGTCCGGGCCGGGGAGGGCGACGAGGAGGCGTTCGAGGTGCTCGTACGACGGCACAGCCCCGCCATGCTGCAACTCGCGGTGCGGCTCCTGGGGGACCGGGCGGACGCGGAGGACGCCGTACAGGACTCCTTCGTCAGCGCGTGGCGCAAGCTTCCGGAGTTCCGCCGGGACGCCTCCCTCCATACGTGGCTCTACCGCATCGTCACCAACCGCTGCCTCAACCGGCTCCGGGCCCGCAGACCGGCGGCAGACCTCGACTCGGTCCCCGAACAGGCCGCCCCGGAACACCAGGCGTCTCCTGCCCGCGCGGTCGAGTCGCGGGCCGCGGCCGACGCGCTGGCCGAGGCGATGGCGGGCCTCTCGCCCGAACAACGTGTCTGCTGGGTGCTCCGCGAGATGCAGGGGCTGTCGTACGAGAGCATCGCGGACACGGTCGGAATCAGTCTGCAGGCGGTCCGCGGCCGGGTCTTCCGGGCCCGCCGCTACCTGACGGAGGCGATGAGCGCATGGCGATGA
- a CDS encoding Asp23/Gls24 family envelope stress response protein — translation MTADTLRDRLAEAAARAAEDVPGVAFLRPGVVDLLRTRVADRAPRPAAGPGGRAQGVRVSRDEATGVWLIDIRLVLHRGHRALDVTRAVHTAALAAVRAEPAVSVRVTVTGVV, via the coding sequence ATGACGGCCGACACACTCCGGGACCGGCTCGCCGAAGCGGCGGCAAGGGCCGCCGAGGACGTCCCCGGCGTCGCCTTCCTGCGCCCCGGCGTCGTGGACCTGCTGCGGACGCGGGTGGCCGACCGCGCCCCGCGACCGGCGGCGGGACCCGGTGGACGGGCGCAGGGCGTACGGGTGAGCCGGGACGAGGCCACCGGTGTCTGGCTCATCGACATCCGCCTCGTGCTGCACCGCGGACACCGGGCCCTGGACGTCACCCGGGCCGTACACACCGCCGCCCTCGCCGCCGTCCGCGCGGAGCCGGCGGTCTCGGTGCGCGTCACGGTGACGGGGGTGGTCTGA
- a CDS encoding NAD(P)-binding domain-containing protein encodes MTTLPGSLSRTGSSSPSAASVSTGCEMPLVVTATLLRSTARMDSATRMDPRRSVRWDILPRPARAPGKDTQMAHTARNSSPGSGVGEAAEHFFPLSRYRKVGSMKIGIIGAGNIGGNLTRRLTALGHDVSVANSRGPETLSALAEETGATAVAASEAARDADVVVVTVPLKAVPNLPDGFLDGAAEGAVVIDTGNYYPQQRDGRITAIEDGLPESRWTEQQIGHPVIKAFNGTYAQDILDRGAPQGSTGRQALPVAGDDPAAKQAVRDLIDELGFNTVDAGGLDESWRQQPGTPVYGNRGDADAIVKALAEASPERTAEWRA; translated from the coding sequence ATGACGACGTTGCCCGGCTCCTTGAGCCGTACCGGCAGTTCGTCCCCCTCTGCGGCATCGGTCTCCACCGGTTGCGAGATGCCCCTCGTCGTCACTGCGACGCTCCTTCGGTCAACGGCCCGTATGGACTCGGCGACCAGGATGGACCCGCGGCGATCGGTCCGGTGGGACATCCTTCCCCGTCCCGCGCGAGCGCCCGGCAAGGACACTCAAATGGCCCACACGGCTCGGAATAGCTCGCCGGGCAGCGGAGTTGGTGAAGCGGCAGAACACTTCTTCCCACTCAGCAGGTATCGGAAGGTCGGATCCATGAAGATCGGCATCATCGGAGCGGGCAACATCGGCGGAAATCTCACCAGGCGGCTGACCGCACTCGGACATGACGTATCGGTCGCCAACTCCCGCGGTCCCGAGACCCTGAGCGCCCTGGCCGAGGAGACGGGAGCCACTGCGGTGGCCGCGTCCGAAGCGGCGCGGGACGCCGATGTCGTGGTCGTGACCGTCCCGCTCAAGGCCGTACCCAATCTGCCGGACGGGTTCCTGGACGGGGCGGCCGAGGGCGCCGTGGTCATCGACACGGGGAACTACTATCCGCAGCAGCGCGACGGCAGGATCACCGCCATCGAGGACGGGCTGCCGGAGAGCCGGTGGACCGAGCAGCAGATCGGCCACCCGGTGATCAAGGCGTTCAACGGGACGTACGCGCAGGACATCCTGGACCGGGGCGCTCCGCAGGGCAGCACGGGCCGGCAGGCGCTGCCGGTGGCCGGGGACGACCCGGCGGCCAAGCAGGCCGTCCGCGACCTCATCGACGAGCTCGGCTTCAACACGGTCGACGCCGGTGGCCTGGACGAGTCGTGGCGCCAGCAGCCCGGGACGCCGGTCTACGGCAACCGGGGCGATGCCGACGCCATCGTGAAGGCGCTGGCGGAGGCGTCGCCGGAGCGCACCGCGGAGTGGCGCGCCTGA
- the ctaD gene encoding cytochrome c oxidase subunit I: MTTRGISQPVETDAAEGDELPVRLKEPGNVVIKWMTTTDHKTIGTLYLVTSFAFFCVGGLLALVMRAELARPGTQLISNEQFNQAFTMHGTIMLLMFATPLFAGFANWIMPLQIGAPDVAFPRLNMFAYWLYLFGSLIAVAGFLTPQGAADFGWFAYAPLNDAVRSPGIGADMWIMGLAFSGFGTILGSVNFITTIICMRAPGMTMFRMPIFTWNVLLTGVLVLLAFPVLAAALLALEADRKFGAHVFDAANGGALLWQHLFWFFGHPEVYIIALPFFGIVTEIFPVFSRKPVFGYIGLVAATIAIAGLSATVWAHHMFVTGAVLLPFFSFMTFLIAVPTGVKFFNWIGTMWKGSISLETPMLWSIGFLVTFLFGGLTGIILASPPMDFHVSDSYFVVAHFHYVVFGTVVFAMFAGFHFWWPKFTGKMLDEKLGKATFWTLFVGFHGTFLVQHWLGAEGMPRRYADYLAADGFTALNTISTIASFVLGLSLLPFFYNVWKTAKYGKKIEEDDPWGYGRSLEWATSCPPPRHNFVTLPRIRSESPAFDLHHPSLRAIDEAANRPDTSATVAPGDRQE; encoded by the coding sequence GTGACGACGAGGGGCATCTCGCAACCGGTGGAGACCGATGCCGCAGAGGGGGACGAACTGCCGGTACGGCTCAAGGAGCCGGGCAACGTCGTCATCAAGTGGATGACCACCACGGACCACAAGACGATCGGGACGCTCTATCTCGTCACCTCCTTCGCCTTCTTCTGCGTCGGAGGGTTGCTGGCCCTGGTGATGCGCGCCGAACTGGCGCGCCCCGGAACGCAGCTGATTTCGAACGAACAATTTAATCAGGCGTTCACGATGCACGGCACGATCATGCTGCTGATGTTCGCGACGCCCTTGTTCGCCGGGTTCGCGAACTGGATCATGCCGCTCCAGATCGGCGCACCCGATGTGGCGTTCCCGCGGCTGAACATGTTCGCGTACTGGCTGTACCTCTTCGGCTCGCTCATCGCGGTGGCCGGCTTCCTCACCCCGCAAGGGGCCGCCGACTTCGGCTGGTTCGCCTACGCGCCGCTGAACGACGCCGTCCGCTCGCCGGGCATCGGCGCCGACATGTGGATCATGGGTCTGGCCTTCTCCGGCTTCGGCACGATCCTCGGCTCGGTCAACTTCATCACCACGATCATCTGCATGCGCGCCCCCGGCATGACGATGTTCCGCATGCCGATCTTCACCTGGAACGTCCTGCTGACCGGTGTGCTCGTCCTGCTGGCCTTCCCGGTCCTGGCCGCCGCCCTGCTGGCCCTGGAGGCGGACCGCAAGTTCGGCGCCCATGTCTTCGACGCGGCCAACGGCGGCGCGCTGCTGTGGCAGCACCTCTTCTGGTTCTTCGGCCACCCCGAGGTCTACATCATCGCCCTGCCGTTCTTCGGGATCGTCACCGAGATCTTCCCGGTCTTCAGCCGTAAACCGGTCTTCGGCTACATCGGTCTGGTCGCCGCCACCATCGCCATCGCGGGCCTTTCCGCGACGGTGTGGGCGCACCACATGTTCGTCACCGGCGCGGTTCTGCTGCCGTTCTTCTCCTTCATGACGTTCCTCATCGCGGTGCCGACCGGGGTGAAGTTCTTCAACTGGATCGGCACCATGTGGAAGGGGTCGATCTCCCTGGAAACGCCGATGCTCTGGTCGATCGGATTCCTGGTCACCTTCCTCTTCGGCGGCCTCACCGGCATCATTCTCGCCTCGCCGCCGATGGACTTCCACGTATCGGACTCGTACTTCGTCGTGGCGCACTTCCACTATGTGGTCTTCGGAACCGTGGTCTTCGCGATGTTCGCCGGATTCCACTTCTGGTGGCCGAAGTTCACCGGGAAAATGCTGGACGAGAAGCTCGGAAAGGCCACTTTCTGGACGCTGTTCGTGGGATTCCACGGGACGTTCCTCGTACAGCACTGGCTCGGTGCCGAGGGAATGCCGCGTCGTTACGCGGACTATCTCGCGGCGGACGGATTCACCGCGCTGAACACCATTTCGACCATTGCCTCCTTCGTCCTCGGTCTCTCCCTCCTGCCGTTCTTCTACAACGTCTGGAAGACCGCCAAGTACGGCAAGAAGATCGAGGAGGACGACCCGTGGGGTTACGGCCGTTCGCTGGAGTGGGCTACCTCCTGCCCGCCGCCGCGCCACAACTTCGTCACCCTGCCGCGGATCCGTTCCGAGTCCCCGGCGTTCGACCTGCACCACCCGTCGTTGCGGGCGATCGACGAGGCCGCCAACCGGCCCGACACCTCCGCCACCGTGGCACCGGGAGACAGGCAGGAGTGA
- a CDS encoding VOC family protein, whose amino-acid sequence MIAELQCLVLDCRDPRELAGFYASLLGGEVDRPDRRWALDDGWSTVHTAGLVLALQRVPDHRPPAWPGQDPPQQAHLDLAVSDLDRAHEQVLALGASLLDGGDGRRGWNVYADPAGHPFCLVRH is encoded by the coding sequence ATGATCGCTGAGCTGCAGTGTCTGGTACTCGACTGCCGGGACCCGAGGGAACTCGCCGGCTTCTACGCGTCGCTGCTCGGCGGTGAGGTCGACCGGCCCGACCGGCGGTGGGCCCTCGACGACGGGTGGTCCACCGTGCACACGGCCGGGTTGGTGCTGGCCCTCCAGCGGGTCCCGGACCACCGGCCGCCCGCGTGGCCGGGGCAGGATCCGCCCCAGCAGGCGCACCTGGATCTCGCCGTCTCCGATCTGGACCGCGCCCATGAGCAGGTGCTGGCGCTGGGGGCGTCCCTCCTGGACGGGGGCGACGGGCGGCGTGGCTGGAACGTCTACGCCGATCCGGCCGGGCACCCGTTCTGTCTCGTACGGCACTGA
- a CDS encoding FUSC family protein: MVPLLLAVLADRPTAGVPVALGAMFAGINDRPGGRRSSVSRVGVPALAGAAGLLVGSLLPSVGPPGAAVFVLPLLLGALGLLAGALSSTGPLASACGTQLLVAAVIGAGMPLPESGGERALLFLAGAGWAVLLRLVLPSRFLLLVPPSRRPGGGGPYLYDGEREAVAGVYAAVAGLLRAAGGSRAPARRAALTAALDQAQDALSGPRLRRYASSAAERRLHAQYAAALPLAEAATALAWAGEPLPDRVAEGPLRLAHAVRTGSACGPLPAPARSGAGLRALDDALLAVAEAFDHRAGQSLRTARGRPGLVRVLRRAFGPAGREYGVRVALCCGISAAAALGLDHEHWYWMPATAVFLVKPDLGPLVSRVLSRAAGTVVGAAVFAGFFALVAGPLPAVAAVAVCGALIPVATRHFAAQTAVVTVLVLSLVLLAGEPQAAWGRVVESLTACAIVVLVGHLPLPGQRGHRVRDAVDTAVAAAHRYLRHVLAHPQDGTGRGALRRDAYRSLAAARAAVDLSAAELPPVAGPTAGFEEVAGALERLVDTTTACAVHLHDGSGELPAPHAERIAAHLAAVDAAHRASGRSGALV; encoded by the coding sequence ATGGTCCCGCTGCTGCTCGCGGTGCTCGCCGACCGGCCGACGGCGGGTGTTCCGGTGGCGTTGGGGGCGATGTTCGCCGGGATCAACGACCGGCCGGGCGGCCGCCGTTCGTCGGTGTCGCGGGTGGGGGTCCCGGCGCTGGCGGGCGCGGCCGGGCTGCTGGTCGGCTCGCTGCTGCCCTCGGTCGGCCCGCCGGGGGCAGCGGTGTTCGTGCTGCCGTTGCTGCTCGGTGCGCTGGGGCTCCTGGCGGGGGCGCTCAGTTCGACGGGGCCCCTCGCTTCGGCCTGCGGTACGCAGTTGCTGGTGGCGGCCGTGATCGGGGCGGGGATGCCGCTGCCGGAGTCCGGTGGGGAGCGGGCGCTGCTCTTCCTGGCGGGGGCGGGGTGGGCGGTGCTGCTGCGGCTGGTGCTGCCGTCGCGGTTCCTGCTCCTGGTGCCGCCCTCGCGCCGGCCGGGCGGCGGGGGCCCGTACCTGTACGACGGCGAGCGCGAGGCGGTGGCCGGGGTGTACGCTGCGGTCGCCGGGCTGCTGCGCGCGGCGGGCGGTTCTCGGGCTCCGGCGCGCCGGGCGGCGCTCACGGCCGCACTCGACCAGGCGCAGGACGCGTTGTCCGGGCCCCGGCTGCGCCGCTACGCGAGCTCGGCGGCGGAGCGGCGGCTGCACGCCCAGTACGCGGCGGCGCTGCCTCTGGCCGAGGCGGCGACGGCGCTGGCGTGGGCCGGTGAGCCGTTGCCCGATCGGGTCGCGGAGGGGCCGCTCCGGCTGGCTCACGCGGTGCGTACGGGGAGCGCCTGCGGGCCGCTGCCCGCGCCGGCGCGGTCCGGTGCGGGGCTCCGGGCCCTGGACGACGCCCTGCTGGCCGTCGCGGAGGCGTTCGACCACCGGGCCGGGCAGTCCCTGCGGACCGCGCGGGGTCGGCCGGGGCTCGTTCGGGTGCTGCGCAGGGCCTTCGGCCCGGCGGGGCGTGAGTACGGGGTCCGGGTGGCCCTGTGCTGCGGGATCAGTGCGGCGGCGGCGCTCGGCCTGGACCACGAGCACTGGTACTGGATGCCCGCGACGGCGGTGTTCCTGGTCAAGCCGGACCTGGGGCCGCTCGTCTCCCGCGTGCTGAGCCGGGCCGCGGGGACGGTCGTGGGGGCCGCCGTCTTCGCCGGGTTCTTCGCACTGGTGGCCGGTCCGCTGCCGGCCGTCGCGGCGGTCGCCGTGTGCGGGGCCCTGATCCCCGTCGCCACCCGGCACTTCGCCGCCCAGACCGCCGTCGTCACCGTGCTCGTGCTCTCCCTCGTCCTGCTGGCGGGCGAGCCGCAGGCCGCGTGGGGCCGGGTCGTGGAGTCCTTGACGGCCTGCGCGATCGTGGTGCTGGTGGGGCATTTGCCGCTGCCCGGGCAGCGGGGCCACCGGGTGCGGGACGCGGTGGATACGGCGGTGGCGGCGGCACACCGGTATCTGCGGCACGTACTGGCCCACCCCCAGGACGGCACGGGGCGCGGGGCGCTGCGCCGCGACGCCTACCGCTCGCTCGCCGCGGCCCGGGCCGCCGTGGACCTCTCGGCGGCCGAACTCCCGCCGGTCGCGGGGCCGACAGCCGGCTTCGAGGAGGTGGCCGGCGCTCTGGAACGGCTCGTGGACACGACGACGGCATGTGCGGTCCACCTCCATGACGGAAGCGGCGAGCTGCCCGCACCGCACGCCGAACGGATCGCGGCGCACTTGGCGGCTGTCGATGCGGCCCACCGCGCCTCCGGCCGTTCCGGCGCCCTCGTCTGA
- a CDS encoding sigma-70 family RNA polymerase sigma factor, translating into MGKDHGTALIAAARNGDQEAKDRLVQSYLPLLYNVVGRALNGHADVDDVVQETVLRMLRSLPELRDPERFRSWLVAIAMNEIRRHWREGRSGAVPGRLDDTFDLADPRADFVELTILRLGLTGQRRQVAEATRWLDEDDRALLSLWWLETAGQLSRAEVAAALELSPQHTAVRVQRMKAQLEAARVVVGALTADPPCVLLEDMLSGWDGVPSALWRKRLARHARDCTVCSGHGSGLVPAEGLLVGLALVPVAGAAGGAVAPDLLPTAAHLGVDSAAGAGRAERRRSQVRRRRRNSAIAAVVAVAALGTGGAAVHLYTDGEDRDATTLSSGVPSESAVLPTGGTPSPTATNASPSASASSASPSASASPTASPSPKPKPKPSPTKSTRPPAPSTAAPAPKPPPPPAPAPPASEGEQVLQIVNAERAKEGCGPLTSNDLLATAAQRHSADMASRDYFSHTSPDGTDPGDRITAAGYRWSTYGENIAKGQRTPADVMKSWMNSPGHRANILNCSFKEMGIGKVDSGGGPVWTQKFGAR; encoded by the coding sequence ATGGGCAAGGATCACGGGACGGCCTTGATCGCGGCGGCGCGGAACGGCGACCAGGAGGCCAAGGACCGGCTCGTCCAGTCGTATCTGCCGTTGCTCTACAACGTCGTCGGCCGGGCGTTGAACGGGCACGCGGATGTGGACGACGTGGTGCAGGAGACGGTGCTGCGCATGTTGCGCAGCCTGCCCGAGCTCCGTGATCCGGAGAGATTCCGTTCGTGGCTGGTGGCGATAGCCATGAACGAGATACGCCGGCACTGGCGCGAGGGCCGGTCCGGGGCCGTGCCCGGTCGGCTGGACGACACGTTCGACCTGGCCGATCCGCGCGCCGACTTCGTCGAGTTGACCATTCTGCGGCTCGGGCTGACCGGGCAGCGCCGCCAGGTGGCGGAGGCGACGCGGTGGCTGGACGAGGACGACCGCGCGCTGCTGTCGCTGTGGTGGCTGGAGACGGCGGGCCAGTTGTCGCGGGCCGAGGTCGCCGCGGCCCTGGAGCTCTCGCCGCAGCACACCGCCGTACGCGTCCAGCGGATGAAGGCGCAGCTGGAGGCGGCCAGGGTCGTGGTGGGCGCGCTGACGGCCGACCCGCCGTGCGTACTGCTGGAGGACATGCTCTCGGGCTGGGACGGGGTCCCGTCCGCCCTGTGGCGCAAGCGGCTGGCCCGCCACGCCCGTGACTGCACCGTCTGCTCGGGCCACGGTTCGGGTCTGGTGCCCGCGGAGGGCCTGCTGGTGGGCCTGGCGCTGGTCCCGGTGGCCGGGGCCGCCGGAGGGGCGGTGGCCCCGGACCTGCTGCCGACCGCCGCGCACCTCGGCGTGGACTCGGCCGCCGGGGCGGGACGGGCCGAGCGCAGGCGCTCCCAGGTGCGGCGGCGGCGCCGCAACTCCGCCATCGCCGCGGTGGTCGCCGTCGCGGCCCTGGGGACCGGCGGCGCGGCCGTGCACCTCTACACCGACGGCGAGGACCGGGACGCGACGACGCTGAGTTCCGGGGTGCCGAGCGAGAGCGCGGTCCTCCCCACCGGTGGCACTCCCTCCCCCACGGCGACGAACGCGTCGCCGTCCGCCTCGGCCTCCTCCGCGTCCCCCTCGGCCAGTGCCTCGCCGACGGCGAGCCCTTCGCCCAAGCCGAAGCCCAAGCCCTCCCCCACGAAGAGCACCCGGCCGCCCGCCCCGAGCACGGCCGCCCCGGCCCCGAAGCCCCCGCCGCCGCCCGCGCCCGCGCCTCCGGCGTCGGAGGGCGAGCAGGTCCTCCAGATCGTCAACGCCGAGCGGGCGAAGGAAGGGTGCGGCCCGCTGACCTCCAACGATCTGCTGGCGACGGCGGCGCAGCGGCACTCGGCCGACATGGCGTCCCGGGACTACTTCTCGCACACCTCCCCGGACGGCACCGACCCGGGCGACCGGATCACCGCCGCCGGATACCGGTGGAGCACCTACGGCGAGAACATCGCGAAGGGGCAGCGGACCCCGGCCGATGTGATGAAGTCGTGGATGAACAGCCCGGGTCACCGCGCCAACATCCTGAACTGCTCCTTCAAGGAGATGGGCATAGGGAAGGTGGACTCCGGCGGCGGGCCTGTGTGGACGCAGAAGTTCGGTGCCCGCTGA
- a CDS encoding antitoxin produces MSALDKIKKMLKGHEDQAGKGIDKAGDMVDDRTKGKYSGQVDTAQDKLRQQFGTERGQDGPPRS; encoded by the coding sequence ATGTCCGCACTGGACAAGATCAAGAAGATGCTCAAGGGCCACGAGGACCAGGCAGGCAAGGGCATCGACAAAGCGGGAGACATGGTCGACGACCGGACCAAGGGCAAGTACAGCGGCCAGGTCGACACCGCCCAGGACAAGCTGAGGCAGCAGTTCGGCACGGAGCGCGGCCAGGACGGGCCGCCGCGCTCCTGA
- a CDS encoding MASE1 domain-containing protein gives MIRSKEARRGAVYVAQVLGVAGAYYLSGRLGLTRQVVVDGAVVTPLWPPTGISLAALLYLGGRIWPGIALGALFTVSAIGDAFTVSRLGIVLGNTLAPLAAYALLRRVGFRSELARLRDGVCLVFLGAFAGMLISATVGSVTLMLDDKVPPGRFWLVWSSWWAGDAMGVLVVTPVLLVLSRVRRPRLSDRWPEACLLAVVVVVAGIFSTRSSLSMIYLVFPVIIWAALRFQLPGSAPCALVVSVLAITAGTDGLGPFAGHTLMEIMANLTVLNGCVALTALLLGAIVAEHQNIRHETENAVVELEALVEQLAPLPGPPSARYDDGPPHSGR, from the coding sequence GTGATCCGCAGCAAGGAAGCCAGACGTGGGGCCGTGTACGTGGCGCAGGTCCTGGGGGTGGCCGGCGCCTACTACCTGTCGGGGCGGCTCGGGCTGACGCGCCAGGTGGTGGTGGACGGCGCGGTGGTCACCCCGCTCTGGCCGCCCACCGGCATCTCGCTCGCCGCCCTGCTGTACCTCGGGGGCCGGATCTGGCCGGGCATCGCCCTGGGCGCGCTCTTCACGGTCTCCGCCATCGGTGACGCGTTCACTGTGTCGCGGCTGGGCATCGTGCTCGGCAACACGCTCGCGCCGCTGGCCGCCTACGCGCTGCTGCGCAGGGTCGGCTTCCGCAGCGAACTGGCCCGGCTGCGGGACGGGGTCTGTCTGGTCTTCCTCGGCGCGTTCGCCGGGATGCTGATCAGTGCCACGGTCGGCAGCGTGACGCTGATGCTGGACGACAAGGTGCCGCCGGGGCGGTTCTGGCTGGTCTGGTCGTCCTGGTGGGCCGGGGACGCCATGGGGGTCCTCGTGGTCACCCCCGTGCTGCTGGTGCTGAGCCGGGTGCGGCGGCCCCGGCTGTCCGACCGGTGGCCGGAGGCCTGTCTGCTCGCGGTCGTCGTGGTGGTGGCGGGGATCTTCTCGACCCGTAGCTCGCTCTCCATGATCTACCTGGTGTTCCCGGTGATCATCTGGGCGGCGCTCCGGTTCCAGCTCCCCGGCAGCGCGCCGTGCGCCCTGGTGGTGTCGGTGCTGGCGATCACCGCGGGTACGGACGGGCTGGGGCCGTTCGCCGGCCACACGCTGATGGAGATCATGGCCAACCTCACCGTGCTCAACGGCTGTGTGGCGCTCACGGCGCTGCTGCTCGGGGCGATCGTCGCCGAGCACCAGAACATCCGCCATGAGACGGAGAACGCGGTCGTGGAGCTGGAGGCGCTGGTGGAGCAGCTGGCCCCGCTGCCGGGACCGCCTTCGGCGCGGTACGACGACGGGCCGCCGCACTCCGGCCGGTGA
- a CDS encoding PP2C family protein-serine/threonine phosphatase: MNRRRTPRSVSAEDLLTTLQSLTARARREVEFHQARVELAQALQRDMLPATLPDLPGIQSAARYAPARDGLDIGGDWYDGFALADGALGFAIGDVQGHDVEAAAFMGQVRIAMRAIAGTVSDPGEVMGRTNDLLLSVDSGLFATCTFLRLDPHTWELHSARAGHVASVWATVDGRSGVTEDPGGLPLGIQTGERYPVTRRTLDTDGAIVLLTDGVVEGPSLLIEDGLERVRQLVAAHAGESAEALADGVLGAAELTGHEDDAAVLVLRHAPARAR; the protein is encoded by the coding sequence ATGAACCGGCGTCGGACTCCCCGCTCAGTTAGCGCCGAGGACCTGCTCACCACGTTGCAGAGCCTCACCGCCCGCGCTCGGCGGGAGGTGGAATTCCACCAGGCCAGAGTGGAACTCGCGCAGGCCCTTCAGCGCGACATGCTTCCGGCGACCCTTCCTGACCTCCCCGGCATCCAGTCCGCGGCGCGGTACGCGCCCGCCCGTGACGGCCTGGACATCGGCGGTGACTGGTACGACGGTTTCGCGCTGGCGGACGGCGCCCTGGGGTTCGCGATCGGTGATGTGCAGGGCCACGACGTGGAGGCGGCCGCCTTCATGGGGCAGGTCCGCATAGCGATGCGGGCGATCGCGGGTACGGTCTCCGACCCGGGCGAGGTGATGGGCCGGACCAACGACCTCCTGCTCTCGGTGGACTCCGGCCTCTTCGCGACCTGTACGTTCCTGCGGCTGGATCCGCACACCTGGGAGCTGCACAGTGCGCGGGCCGGGCATGTGGCCAGTGTGTGGGCGACGGTGGACGGCCGGTCGGGCGTCACGGAGGACCCGGGAGGCCTGCCGCTGGGCATCCAGACGGGCGAGCGGTATCCGGTCACCCGGCGGACCCTGGACACGGACGGCGCGATCGTGCTGCTCACCGACGGTGTCGTAGAGGGCCCGTCGCTGCTGATCGAGGACGGTCTCGAACGGGTGCGCCAGCTGGTCGCAGCGCATGCCGGGGAGAGCGCGGAAGCGCTGGCCGACGGGGTCCTCGGGGCGGCGGAGCTGACGGGCCACGAGGACGACGCGGCGGTACTGGTCCTGCGGCACGCCCCGGCCCGGGCGCGCTGA